One stretch of Schlesneria sp. DSM 10557 DNA includes these proteins:
- a CDS encoding efflux RND transporter periplasmic adaptor subunit, giving the protein MAKAIRKRTWVFGAVVAAGAVGAINYFRVSTDAAQPAVPHGKPATAPSTVTRVTTTRAQAGGAARQTSLPCSAHWHDHADLFAKVSGYLEEQNVDIGSPVEKGQVLSRIAVPELESDIEHAEATREQTLAAVKQAEARKAAAVIGQRVAEATHAKAIADRGRWVAEHTFREKEYQRFKALNKSDSVQAALVDEKLFQLQSVEAGVQSAEAAVLTSREQIAAAQAQTDLADADVSAAKAHAHVATAALNKAKLYASFAEIVSPYDGVITVRNYHRGDFIRSAEKGNGPPMFVVARTSLVRVVVYIPDKEVPYAHVGDAVSIEFDSLPGRVFAGTLSRIAYSEDRNTRSMRAEVDLPNEDGAIVDQMYGRMQIQLEPSAKTLTLPSVCLVGDLAAGKGQVFIVRDGVARKESISIGAHDGVNVEVLDGVTVEDNVIVRPPAGLSDGTEVNAEASRS; this is encoded by the coding sequence ATGGCAAAAGCAATTCGCAAACGAACATGGGTCTTCGGGGCTGTGGTGGCAGCGGGCGCGGTTGGAGCGATCAATTATTTTCGCGTGTCGACCGACGCTGCTCAGCCTGCGGTGCCGCACGGTAAGCCAGCGACCGCTCCCTCTACGGTGACACGCGTGACCACCACGCGAGCCCAAGCGGGTGGTGCGGCGCGACAGACGTCGCTCCCCTGCTCTGCCCACTGGCATGACCACGCGGACTTGTTCGCGAAGGTGTCAGGCTATCTGGAAGAGCAGAACGTTGACATCGGCTCACCCGTGGAGAAAGGCCAAGTTCTTTCCCGCATCGCGGTACCCGAACTGGAAAGTGACATCGAGCACGCGGAAGCGACGCGCGAGCAGACCCTGGCGGCCGTCAAACAGGCGGAAGCACGCAAGGCCGCTGCGGTGATTGGACAGCGGGTCGCTGAAGCAACGCATGCGAAAGCGATCGCGGACCGGGGACGCTGGGTGGCCGAACATACGTTCCGCGAAAAGGAATATCAGCGATTCAAGGCATTGAATAAATCTGACAGCGTCCAGGCGGCGCTGGTGGATGAGAAACTGTTTCAGTTGCAATCCGTCGAGGCAGGAGTTCAGTCGGCCGAAGCGGCGGTGCTGACCTCGCGGGAACAGATTGCTGCCGCACAGGCTCAGACCGATCTGGCTGATGCGGACGTGTCCGCCGCGAAGGCGCATGCGCATGTCGCCACTGCGGCGCTCAACAAAGCGAAGCTCTATGCCTCGTTCGCCGAGATCGTCAGTCCCTACGACGGTGTGATCACGGTACGAAACTATCACCGTGGCGACTTCATCCGGTCTGCGGAAAAGGGGAACGGACCCCCGATGTTCGTCGTGGCCCGTACAAGCCTTGTTCGCGTGGTCGTCTATATCCCGGATAAGGAAGTCCCTTATGCCCATGTGGGGGATGCGGTCTCCATCGAGTTCGACTCGCTGCCGGGCCGCGTCTTTGCCGGGACACTTTCCCGTATCGCTTACTCGGAAGATCGTAACACGCGGAGCATGCGAGCGGAGGTCGATCTGCCCAATGAGGATGGAGCAATCGTGGATCAGATGTACGGCAGAATGCAGATCCAGCTCGAACCCAGTGCCAAGACGTTGACACTTCCTTCCGTCTGTCTGGTGGGGGATCTTGCTGCAGGAAAAGGACAAGTCTTCATCGTTCGCGACGGTGTGGCGAGAAAAGAATCGATCTCAATCGGAGCTCATGACGGCGTCAACGTCGAGGTCCTCGACGGCGTGACGGTGGAAGACAATGTCATCGTGCGTCCTCCCGCAGGACTCTCTGATGGAACTGAAGTGAACGCAGAAGCGTCCCGTTCCTAG
- a CDS encoding efflux RND transporter permease subunit codes for MNSLIRGSLANPYAVTVFSLAILVMGVLTLQWIPIDILPVFKNPAVQVLTFYGGMPAVGVEKSITNRMERGTGMASGVARQESRSIVGVSIVRNFFQNGTDPSGALTEDNSLAQWEFPTLPPGTLPPVVLPYDPSSTVPIALVALDSPTESEQVLYDVARYEVRNMLMNIPGAIAPVVYGGKIRAVMLYLDRIKMQSRQLAPTDVMQSMDNYNIFLPTGSVKIGGTDYAIASNSMYDYVDQMEEIPLRNNFGNPSFLRDVADPNDSSFIQTNVVRVNGRRQVYVPVYRQRGASTLSVVDEIRRQLPEMQSRLSKSDVNLQLVMDQSVYVRSSISALVQEGILGAILCSLVILMFLGQWRMTLIAVITIPLSVLAAIGCLYASGQTINVMTLAGLALAIGPLVDNAIICLENTHRHMSLGVPVLRASYLGSSEVAMPALVSTLCTFLVLTPLVMVPSIGEFLFGPMTLAVFFAMVAAYILSQSLVPSFSALMLKPHATHDGHGSQGGHGVGLFARWERLIDRVIAGYVRLLDGVLKQRVATIGGAIAAVVLITVFLGPRLGREFFPEVDAGAFEFTVRAPTGTRIEETELAVEKVEHLIREVIPEHDLQMVVAQIGVTPDISAAYTPNAGPMDALVKVQLNQHHKHTAQHYVRELRHAFATHAEFAQLEFSFDAGGMVRSALNEGKSTPINIQVTGKNQQLTNEVAQQIRREIAEVPGVVDARIIQRLNYPQLTISVDRSKAAALGLTQQDVMKNVVAACNSSIAFNKRNFWIDPVSRNQYYVGVQYPEDDIKSIDTLLDIPITSSQQSSPVPLRSVATITRTTVPSEITHSNIQPTTDLTLNVDGRSLGEVADDVTKILHKYGKPISNGTWSTFDPRHPGESQLLTGSKIIMAGEYAKMQMTFTSLGYGLILASLLMYFLMVALGRSFIVPLTVMLTVPISLGGVIPMLYFTGTALNVQSLLGIIFVVGIKVANTVLMTDFAQELRQKEGLSPTEAIRKAAAIRVRPVTMTALAAFFAMVPAALALEHGSEANAPLARAILGGLLAGEPATLFVLPALFSLMVRDEKKPAVPAVSVESDATAAVLPA; via the coding sequence ATGAATAGTCTCATTCGTGGTTCTCTGGCTAACCCGTACGCAGTGACCGTGTTTTCACTGGCGATTCTGGTCATGGGTGTGCTGACACTTCAGTGGATTCCCATCGATATTCTGCCGGTGTTCAAGAACCCTGCTGTGCAGGTACTGACCTTCTACGGCGGGATGCCTGCTGTCGGGGTCGAAAAGAGTATTACAAACCGCATGGAGCGTGGGACGGGGATGGCGAGCGGGGTGGCTCGTCAGGAATCCCGTTCAATTGTCGGCGTGAGTATTGTCCGCAACTTCTTTCAGAACGGGACCGACCCCAGCGGTGCGTTGACCGAAGACAATTCGCTGGCTCAGTGGGAATTCCCGACGCTTCCTCCCGGGACGTTGCCGCCCGTGGTGTTGCCTTACGACCCCAGCAGTACGGTTCCGATCGCGCTGGTGGCTCTGGACAGCCCGACCGAATCCGAACAGGTGCTGTACGACGTCGCGCGTTACGAAGTGCGCAACATGCTGATGAACATCCCCGGCGCGATCGCTCCGGTAGTCTATGGGGGAAAGATTCGGGCGGTCATGCTGTATCTGGACCGCATCAAGATGCAGTCGCGGCAACTTGCCCCGACCGACGTCATGCAGTCGATGGACAATTACAACATCTTCCTGCCTACAGGGAGTGTGAAGATCGGGGGGACCGATTATGCCATCGCTTCGAACTCGATGTATGACTATGTCGATCAGATGGAAGAGATTCCGCTGCGAAACAACTTTGGGAATCCGTCGTTCCTGCGGGATGTGGCGGACCCCAACGATTCGTCATTCATTCAAACGAACGTCGTGCGGGTGAATGGGCGTCGACAAGTGTATGTACCGGTCTACCGGCAACGGGGTGCCAGTACGCTGAGCGTTGTTGATGAGATTCGAAGACAGCTTCCCGAAATGCAATCCCGACTCAGCAAGTCGGATGTGAACCTGCAGTTGGTGATGGATCAGTCGGTCTACGTGCGGAGTTCGATTTCGGCACTGGTTCAGGAAGGGATTCTGGGAGCCATCTTGTGCTCACTGGTCATTCTGATGTTTCTCGGTCAGTGGCGAATGACACTGATTGCTGTGATCACCATCCCGCTGTCGGTGCTGGCCGCCATCGGTTGTCTGTACGCCAGCGGCCAGACGATCAACGTGATGACGCTGGCAGGGCTCGCCCTGGCGATCGGTCCGCTCGTCGATAACGCGATTATCTGTCTGGAGAATACGCACCGTCATATGTCGCTGGGAGTGCCGGTGCTGCGGGCCAGTTATCTTGGTTCCAGCGAAGTGGCCATGCCGGCATTGGTGTCGACGCTGTGTACGTTCCTGGTGCTGACACCTCTGGTGATGGTTCCGAGCATTGGTGAGTTTCTGTTCGGTCCCATGACGCTGGCGGTGTTCTTCGCGATGGTGGCCGCCTACATCCTGTCGCAGTCGCTGGTCCCCTCCTTCAGTGCTCTGATGCTGAAGCCGCATGCCACACACGACGGACATGGTTCGCAGGGAGGACACGGCGTTGGACTTTTTGCACGGTGGGAACGGCTGATCGATCGCGTGATTGCCGGCTATGTTCGCCTGCTGGACGGTGTGCTGAAGCAACGTGTGGCCACAATTGGGGGAGCGATTGCGGCGGTCGTCCTGATTACAGTCTTCTTGGGGCCGCGACTGGGACGCGAGTTCTTTCCCGAAGTCGATGCGGGGGCCTTCGAGTTCACGGTGCGAGCACCTACCGGGACGCGAATCGAGGAAACGGAGCTGGCGGTCGAAAAGGTCGAGCATCTCATCCGGGAAGTGATTCCCGAACATGATCTGCAGATGGTTGTCGCCCAGATCGGGGTGACGCCTGATATCTCGGCGGCCTACACCCCCAACGCAGGTCCCATGGATGCACTGGTGAAAGTGCAGCTGAATCAGCACCACAAACATACGGCTCAGCACTACGTCCGCGAGCTGCGCCACGCGTTTGCTACTCATGCCGAGTTTGCACAGCTTGAGTTCTCATTCGATGCCGGGGGGATGGTCCGAAGTGCCTTGAATGAAGGAAAGTCGACTCCGATCAATATCCAGGTCACCGGAAAAAACCAGCAGCTGACGAACGAAGTGGCCCAGCAAATCCGCCGAGAGATTGCTGAGGTTCCGGGCGTGGTCGATGCACGCATCATTCAGCGATTGAACTACCCGCAGCTGACGATCAGTGTGGATCGTTCTAAAGCGGCCGCGCTGGGGCTGACGCAGCAGGATGTGATGAAAAACGTCGTGGCGGCGTGTAATTCGAGTATCGCATTCAACAAGCGAAACTTCTGGATCGATCCGGTCTCCCGCAACCAGTACTACGTCGGTGTGCAGTATCCCGAGGACGACATCAAATCCATCGACACGCTGCTCGATATTCCGATCACCAGTTCGCAGCAGTCTTCGCCCGTGCCGCTGCGGTCGGTCGCGACGATTACGCGGACGACTGTCCCTTCGGAGATCACTCACTCAAACATTCAGCCGACGACCGATTTGACGCTGAACGTGGACGGTCGAAGCCTGGGTGAAGTTGCGGACGACGTGACGAAGATTCTGCACAAGTACGGGAAGCCGATCAGCAATGGAACGTGGTCGACCTTCGACCCGCGGCATCCGGGGGAATCTCAACTGCTCACGGGGTCTAAGATCATCATGGCGGGTGAGTATGCCAAGATGCAGATGACGTTCACCAGTCTGGGGTATGGGTTGATCCTGGCGTCGCTGTTGATGTACTTCCTGATGGTGGCCCTGGGGCGGTCGTTCATTGTTCCGCTGACCGTGATGTTGACCGTCCCGATTTCGCTGGGGGGCGTGATTCCGATGCTCTACTTCACCGGGACTGCACTAAATGTGCAGTCTCTGCTGGGAATTATCTTCGTGGTGGGGATCAAGGTGGCGAACACTGTTCTGATGACGGACTTCGCGCAGGAACTTCGTCAGAAAGAGGGGCTGTCTCCGACCGAGGCGATCCGAAAAGCGGCAGCGATTCGTGTTCGTCCCGTGACGATGACGGCGTTGGCGGCGTTCTTTGCGATGGTCCCCGCAGCGCTGGCTCTGGAACATGGGAGTGAAGCCAATGCACCGCTCGCCCGCGCGATTCTCGGCGGGTTGCTGGCGGGGGAACCGGCGACACTCTTCGTATTACCAGCGTTGTTTTCGCTCATGGTGCGTGATGAAAAGAAACCTGCGGTACCAGCCGTGTCAGTCGAGTCCGATGCAACAGCAGCAGTCTTGCCCGCCTGA
- a CDS encoding TolC family protein: protein MSWRSGSAIALIFCLAGCASSRTNTIVQRDHSPKTWHVTSKEDGDRAESATAESADGAVTTRKVRLSKDLVVSQDPAHTQATEESSIRSVSSARTSGEPAEDRSTIVLAADSREDSDSFDASEDAPPEPTGEGDDDRSSDSIRDRTIVDVEESLPPGYPLSLDHVLSLADAQNPNVAFARERILESYARVDRAQGLWLPSLRAGANYYHHEGEVQDVLGNVFSTNKTNAYGGLGASAGAGSGSPTIPGVVAQFHTTDAIFQPRIMEHQAASRQFGATAARNDVLRNTAVAYLELLRAEQSLAIAEEALFNTKKLAELTGSYAETGQGLRSDYERMLAEQGVREAEVAAGVEGVRVASARLIQLLHGDQSVRISTNEPVVAPLSLLDKNETPASLVATALTRRPELAEQQHLVCEAVERLNREKYAPLIPSVLLGMSYGAFGGGLGSTIGNTNDRLDVDALAFWEVRNLGVGERAARGEAASVVRQNQKRQLALMDQVAREVVEFHAKVTEREKRIEYSRKGIIAAERSYQLNTERIKNAQGLPIESLQSVQALAIARLAYLNAVIDYNTAQFELCRAIGWFENT from the coding sequence ATGAGTTGGCGAAGCGGGAGCGCGATTGCGCTCATCTTTTGTCTGGCAGGTTGTGCCTCGTCAAGAACGAACACTATTGTTCAGCGAGACCATTCTCCGAAGACCTGGCACGTCACCTCGAAAGAGGACGGGGATCGAGCTGAATCGGCCACGGCAGAATCGGCCGATGGCGCGGTGACGACGCGTAAGGTTCGACTGTCGAAAGACCTGGTGGTGTCGCAGGATCCGGCTCATACCCAGGCTACCGAGGAATCGTCCATTCGGAGTGTCAGCTCTGCCAGAACTTCCGGTGAACCGGCGGAGGACCGCTCGACGATCGTCCTCGCGGCTGATTCCCGGGAAGACTCTGACTCATTCGACGCATCCGAGGATGCACCACCCGAGCCAACAGGTGAAGGGGACGACGATCGCTCGTCCGACTCCATTCGGGATCGAACGATCGTCGACGTCGAAGAGTCGCTCCCTCCCGGCTATCCGCTCAGTCTCGATCACGTGTTGTCGCTGGCCGATGCACAGAACCCGAACGTGGCGTTCGCCCGCGAGCGAATTCTTGAGTCCTACGCCCGGGTTGATCGTGCTCAGGGTCTGTGGCTGCCATCCCTGCGAGCCGGTGCGAACTATTATCACCATGAAGGTGAAGTCCAGGACGTGCTCGGAAACGTGTTCAGCACGAACAAGACGAATGCCTACGGGGGCCTTGGAGCCTCGGCAGGAGCGGGGTCGGGTTCACCGACCATTCCGGGAGTCGTGGCCCAATTCCACACTACCGACGCTATTTTCCAGCCACGCATCATGGAACATCAGGCGGCGTCGCGACAGTTCGGGGCGACGGCTGCTCGGAACGACGTCCTGCGAAATACGGCGGTTGCCTATCTTGAGCTGCTGCGCGCGGAACAAAGCCTGGCGATCGCAGAAGAAGCCCTGTTCAACACGAAGAAGCTGGCGGAGTTGACCGGCAGCTATGCCGAGACAGGTCAGGGACTTCGTTCGGATTACGAACGAATGCTGGCGGAACAGGGGGTTCGTGAAGCAGAGGTGGCGGCCGGTGTCGAAGGGGTCCGGGTCGCATCAGCACGCTTGATCCAACTGCTGCACGGGGATCAATCGGTCCGCATTTCGACGAACGAGCCGGTTGTCGCTCCACTGTCGCTGCTGGATAAGAATGAGACCCCCGCGTCGCTGGTGGCGACCGCGTTAACTCGCAGACCGGAACTGGCCGAGCAGCAGCATCTGGTCTGTGAAGCGGTTGAGCGACTCAATCGTGAAAAGTATGCACCTCTCATCCCGAGTGTTCTGCTCGGCATGAGCTACGGTGCGTTCGGAGGTGGACTGGGCAGCACGATCGGAAATACTAATGACCGACTCGACGTCGACGCCCTGGCCTTCTGGGAGGTTCGAAACCTGGGGGTGGGTGAGCGGGCTGCCCGGGGAGAAGCTGCCTCAGTGGTCAGGCAGAACCAGAAACGGCAGCTCGCGCTCATGGACCAGGTGGCGCGCGAGGTCGTGGAGTTTCATGCGAAAGTGACCGAACGAGAAAAGCGGATCGAATACAGCCGCAAAGGAATCATCGCGGCAGAACGCTCCTATCAGCTGAATACGGAACGCATCAAGAACGCCCAGGGACTGCCGATCGAGTCGCTACAGTCAGTTCAGGCTCTGGCGATTGCCCGTCTGGCGTATCTCAACGCTGTCATTGATTACAACACGGCTCAGTTTGAACTGTGCCGTGCAATTGGGTGGTTCGAGAATACCTGA
- a CDS encoding lysostaphin resistance A-like protein — MAWIAIILTVVLMALPLQLSDDPTATDSSIAIQTIQARYLVGAASIFPENQELLLQQLDEMFGHGPVPHQLIGAVLVGELIGPEEAIEVIDDINSQIEVGSLKASAEDAEAVHFLTKLQTARIGKQNGEEPISPEQLQSGRTLLQERLGWVGRLAMTPPDSDDHTERKNLRDQARRSLFTIMGAFGLALVAFLVGTLIQLTFWGLAIGGWLKSGIRPLAGDSGIYAETFALWMVVFVTLNVVVLFLPLPSRSMVWLFIPQVGSLGVLAWPVMRGLRWSDVRRDVGLTFQPQAWSAPFVGIGAYLAAAPVVAAAMVVTFLLIFLISLTSGAEEAVAEPGHPIVDHILRGSWTTKIQLMCVAIFAAVPEEIMFRGFLYRHLRAASENWGYVMSVAFAILFNSFLFAIIHPQGLLGLPILMGLATVFSLVREWRGSLVPCMITHALVNAGTTTLLLLVTE; from the coding sequence TTGGCGTGGATCGCCATCATTCTCACCGTTGTCCTGATGGCCCTGCCGCTGCAACTGAGCGATGATCCCACGGCGACAGATTCGTCCATCGCCATCCAGACAATTCAAGCGCGCTATCTGGTGGGTGCAGCGTCGATCTTTCCGGAGAATCAGGAACTGTTGCTGCAGCAACTCGATGAGATGTTCGGTCACGGTCCCGTCCCGCATCAACTGATCGGAGCTGTCCTGGTCGGGGAATTGATCGGGCCTGAAGAAGCAATTGAAGTCATTGATGACATCAATTCGCAAATCGAAGTCGGTTCGCTGAAGGCGTCCGCTGAAGATGCAGAGGCAGTCCATTTTCTGACAAAACTTCAGACTGCGCGGATCGGTAAACAAAACGGGGAGGAACCAATTTCTCCCGAGCAGTTGCAATCCGGCCGAACTCTGCTGCAGGAACGGCTCGGTTGGGTCGGCCGGCTGGCGATGACACCTCCGGACAGCGACGACCACACCGAACGCAAAAACTTAAGGGACCAGGCACGCCGTTCCTTGTTTACCATCATGGGCGCGTTCGGACTGGCTCTCGTCGCCTTTCTGGTCGGTACCCTGATTCAGTTGACCTTCTGGGGCCTGGCCATTGGCGGCTGGTTGAAGTCGGGAATCCGGCCATTGGCCGGGGACTCGGGCATCTATGCCGAGACTTTTGCATTGTGGATGGTAGTCTTCGTCACACTGAATGTTGTCGTTCTCTTCCTGCCGCTTCCGAGCCGCAGCATGGTCTGGCTGTTCATTCCGCAGGTCGGCAGCCTTGGCGTGCTGGCGTGGCCGGTCATGAGAGGCCTCCGCTGGTCAGACGTTCGTCGAGATGTGGGGCTGACCTTTCAGCCTCAAGCCTGGTCTGCTCCGTTTGTCGGTATCGGAGCGTACCTCGCCGCAGCCCCCGTGGTCGCCGCAGCAATGGTGGTGACGTTCCTGCTGATCTTCCTGATCAGCTTGACCAGTGGCGCGGAAGAAGCCGTGGCAGAACCGGGACACCCAATTGTCGATCATATCCTGCGAGGAAGCTGGACGACGAAAATCCAGCTCATGTGCGTCGCCATCTTTGCCGCGGTACCGGAAGAGATCATGTTCCGCGGCTTCCTCTATCGGCATCTGCGGGCCGCCAGCGAGAACTGGGGTTACGTGATGAGTGTTGCGTTCGCGATTTTGTTCAACAGTTTCCTCTTCGCCATCATCCACCCTCAGGGGTTACTCGGCCTGCCGATCCTGATGGGGCTGGCGACCGTTTTCTCACTCGTCCGCGAATGGCGGGGTTCACTGGTTCCGTGCATGATCACTCATGCTCTCGTGAATGCCGGAACGACGACGCTCCTGCTGCTGGTCACCGAGTAG
- a CDS encoding glycosyltransferase, protein MSKIRLVLLIPTLDRSGAEKQLALLATGLPKEEFDVSVIALTRGGPWEDDLRAAGIPLTIIGKRSKFDPFAFMRLRTELKRLQPSILHTWLFAANSYGRLCRGAIPGAKVVVSERCVDRWKAGWQLWLDRRLIEKTDRLVGNSPSVVDFYRELGVPNEKLVCIPNGIEVPAAPPSDRATLRQVLLEELQLPADAFVAGYIGRLAKQKRVEDLIWAVETLRQIRPNLFLVLVGDGPERERLERFTQAVGCTEHVRFLGHRADAGRWLNLFNVFCLASSFEGMSNSVMEAMSVGLPVVASDIPANRELVVQGETGFLPKLADTVGFMQFLRRLIDEPGLGESLGQNGLKRIQHSFSVSRMVDAYAALYRSL, encoded by the coding sequence GTGTCCAAGATTCGTCTGGTCTTATTGATTCCGACCCTCGACCGTTCCGGAGCCGAGAAGCAACTCGCACTGCTGGCGACCGGACTGCCGAAAGAGGAATTTGATGTTTCCGTCATCGCGCTGACCCGCGGCGGTCCCTGGGAAGATGACTTACGTGCGGCGGGAATTCCGCTCACGATCATCGGCAAACGCTCCAAATTTGATCCGTTCGCCTTTATGCGACTCCGGACGGAACTCAAGCGACTGCAACCATCGATCCTGCACACCTGGCTGTTCGCCGCCAACAGTTATGGTCGCTTGTGCCGAGGAGCGATTCCCGGTGCGAAGGTGGTCGTTTCTGAACGCTGTGTCGATCGCTGGAAAGCGGGCTGGCAGCTCTGGCTGGATCGACGACTGATCGAGAAGACGGATCGGTTAGTGGGTAACTCGCCCAGTGTCGTGGATTTCTACCGCGAGCTGGGGGTTCCGAACGAGAAACTGGTCTGCATTCCCAACGGGATCGAAGTCCCTGCAGCGCCTCCGTCTGATCGTGCGACCCTGCGGCAGGTCCTGCTGGAAGAACTGCAGCTTCCTGCGGATGCCTTTGTGGCGGGGTACATCGGCCGGCTGGCAAAGCAAAAGCGGGTCGAGGATTTGATCTGGGCCGTGGAGACGTTGCGACAAATCCGACCCAACCTGTTTCTGGTGCTGGTGGGGGATGGTCCCGAGCGGGAGCGGCTGGAACGGTTTACACAGGCCGTCGGCTGCACAGAGCATGTTCGGTTCCTGGGACACCGGGCCGATGCCGGGCGCTGGTTAAACCTGTTCAATGTGTTCTGTCTGGCCAGCAGCTTCGAAGGAATGTCGAACAGCGTGATGGAAGCGATGTCGGTCGGGCTGCCTGTGGTCGCGAGTGACATTCCGGCGAACCGCGAACTGGTCGTGCAGGGCGAGACCGGATTTCTGCCGAAACTGGCGGACACGGTCGGTTTCATGCAGTTCCTGCGTCGACTGATTGATGAACCCGGATTAGGTGAGTCATTGGGCCAGAATGGTCTCAAACGGATTCAACACTCGTTCAGTGTTTCGCGTATGGTGGATGCGTACGCAGCCTTATATCGTAGCCTCTGA
- the asnB gene encoding asparagine synthase (glutamine-hydrolyzing), which translates to MCGIAGGSWTQGAAPLSEQTLHRMTEALIHRGPDDAGVYFASSNGTQGGGAALGFRRLSIIDLSGGHQPMSNEDETVWIAFNGEVYNYRELKPQLEALGHRFRTSSDTECIVHAYEQWGRDCVSHLRGMFAFAIWDDRRRTLFLARDRMGQKPLVYRLAGGQFTFASELKALMRVPGATREIDPRAVADFVTLQYVPHPRSIFRGYAKLSPAHWAEFHADTGELTVQRYWEAPFARPESAAAASSVRERSREEWAADLRETLREAVRIRMRCDVPFGAFLSGGVDSTIIAGLMQQHVDRPIQTFSIGFSEKRFDERSYAREAAAHLGTEHHEFVVDPTSVEMLPKLTWHYDEPFADSSAIPTLYLSQLTRKQVTVALTGDGSDELFAGYDRYQAVDLAARVDSLPAALRSLIASSFWQKVPTSGQQKSRLRHLKRFLAGLSQTAQRRYTNWISIFDDSRRAELFSQDFRETLGGYDGASFILESYARCSESDMVQRTCCVDAETYLPCDILTKVDIASMAFSLECRSPFLDHRVVELAARMPRKWKLQGRRGKQILISTFSELLPASIQTRRKMGFGVPLDYWFRNSLREYLTETLLDPRCLNRGYFDPAAVRRLLEEHMSGKWDHSPRLWLLLVFELWHQRFVDSRE; encoded by the coding sequence ATGTGTGGGATTGCTGGCGGGAGTTGGACTCAGGGAGCTGCGCCGCTCAGCGAACAGACTTTGCATCGCATGACGGAGGCACTCATCCATCGGGGACCTGACGATGCGGGAGTCTACTTCGCCTCGTCGAATGGAACTCAGGGGGGCGGAGCGGCGCTCGGTTTTCGCCGGCTCTCCATCATCGATCTGTCCGGCGGTCATCAACCGATGTCCAACGAGGACGAGACGGTCTGGATTGCTTTTAACGGCGAAGTCTACAACTACCGTGAGCTGAAGCCGCAACTGGAAGCGCTGGGTCACCGTTTCCGGACGTCGTCGGATACGGAATGCATCGTCCATGCCTACGAGCAATGGGGGCGCGACTGTGTGTCGCATCTGCGCGGGATGTTTGCGTTTGCCATCTGGGACGATCGTCGCCGCACGCTGTTTCTCGCTCGCGATCGCATGGGACAAAAGCCGCTGGTGTACCGACTGGCGGGGGGGCAGTTCACATTCGCCAGCGAGCTCAAGGCGCTGATGCGGGTCCCCGGTGCGACGCGCGAGATTGACCCGCGGGCGGTGGCCGACTTTGTCACGCTGCAATATGTCCCCCATCCTCGCAGCATCTTTCGGGGCTATGCCAAACTGTCCCCCGCTCACTGGGCCGAGTTTCATGCGGATACCGGCGAATTGACCGTGCAGCGATACTGGGAAGCCCCCTTCGCTCGGCCTGAATCGGCTGCGGCTGCGAGTTCAGTGCGGGAGCGAAGCCGGGAAGAATGGGCGGCCGACCTGCGTGAGACACTCAGAGAGGCCGTTCGAATCCGCATGCGGTGCGATGTTCCGTTCGGAGCTTTTCTGTCCGGGGGAGTCGACTCTACGATCATTGCCGGGCTGATGCAGCAGCATGTGGATCGGCCCATTCAGACATTTTCGATCGGCTTCTCGGAGAAACGCTTCGACGAACGGAGCTATGCCCGCGAGGCGGCGGCGCATCTGGGGACCGAACATCATGAGTTTGTTGTTGATCCAACGTCGGTTGAGATGCTGCCGAAGCTGACATGGCATTATGACGAACCGTTCGCGGACAGCTCTGCCATCCCGACGCTCTACTTGTCGCAACTGACACGCAAGCAGGTGACGGTCGCCCTGACGGGAGATGGCAGTGATGAACTGTTCGCCGGTTATGATCGCTATCAGGCCGTTGATCTGGCGGCGCGAGTCGACAGCCTGCCCGCCGCACTTAGAAGCCTGATTGCGTCTTCGTTCTGGCAAAAGGTTCCCACATCGGGTCAGCAGAAATCCCGACTCAGGCATTTGAAGCGGTTTCTCGCGGGGCTCAGTCAGACGGCTCAGCGGCGGTATACGAACTGGATCAGCATCTTCGACGATTCTCGCCGCGCTGAACTCTTCTCACAGGACTTTCGGGAGACGCTGGGCGGCTACGACGGAGCGTCGTTCATCCTCGAGAGCTATGCCCGCTGTTCGGAGTCTGACATGGTCCAGCGGACCTGTTGTGTCGACGCCGAAACGTACCTGCCGTGCGACATCCTCACGAAGGTCGATATCGCGAGCATGGCCTTCAGCCTGGAGTGCCGCAGCCCCTTCCTCGATCATCGCGTGGTGGAACTGGCCGCGAGAATGCCGCGCAAGTGGAAGCTGCAGGGAAGACGGGGTAAGCAGATCCTGATCAGCACATTTTCTGAACTGCTGCCGGCGTCGATTCAAACGCGTCGGAAGATGGGGTTCGGCGTTCCGCTCGACTACTGGTTCCGCAATTCGCTGCGGGAGTACCTGACGGAGACACTGCTCGACCCCCGCTGCCTGAACCGGGGCTACTTCGACCCCGCTGCCGTCCGGCGATTACTCGAGGAACACATGAGCGGGAAATGGGACCATAGTCCCCGCCTCTGGCTGCTGCTGGTGTTTGAACTGTGGCATCAGCGGTTTGTCGATTCACGGGAATAA